DNA from Aquipuribacter hungaricus:
CTGCACCCACCAGGCCACGGCTGCGCCGACCACCAGGGCGCCGCCGCCCAGGAGCCCCCACAGACCTGCCTCGAGCCACCCGGTCACGGCTGCCCTCCCCTGGTGCTCCTGCTCGTCCGACGACGTGCCGGCGGGCCCGTCCCGGCAGGGCTACCCACCGGGCGGGCGGCGAACCCCCCGGCCGGCGCGGACCGGGTCCGGCGCCTGCGGCGCGTCCTGCGTGGGCCCCGGGACCGACCCCGGCTCAACCGAGCAGCGCCTCGGCCAGCAGCGCGACGGCCGCCACGCCGGACACCGCGAGCACCGCGACCCGCAGGACCTCTGGCCGGACCCGGGGACGCAGCAGCCCGCTGAGCAGGTAGCCGACCCCGACCGCCGGCAGCAGGACCAGGCCGGCACCCAGCCGCTCGGGCGACACCTCGCCGACCAGGGCGAGCGAGCCGATGCTCAGCAGGGCCCCGAGCAGGAAGAACGTCGCCAGGGTGGAGCGGATCGCCGGCCCGCCGCTGTTTCGGAACGCGACCGCCATGGGCGGGCCGCCGATGCCGGAGGTGGTGCCGCCGAGCCCGCTGAGGGCCCCCGCCAGGGCGAGGGTGGTGCGGCGGACCGGCCGCGGCCGCGCCGGGCGGGAGTCGGCGACCATGGCGGCGAGCACGGCCGCCCCGACCGTGCCGGCGACCAGCAGCTGGAGCCCGCGCACGGGCAGCGCCTGCACTGCCAGCGCCCCCACCGCCCCGCCCGGCACCCGGCCGACGAGCGCCCATCCCACGCCGCGCAGGTCCAGGTGGGCCCGCTCGCGCAGCGCGGACACGAGCACCAGCGGCAGGACGACGACCAGCACGCCGACGGGCACGGTCTGCGGCGCGACCCACGCGAGGACGGGCACCGCCAGCAGGGCCAGGCCGAAGCCGAGGACGCCCTGGACCAGGGCGCCGAGGACCACGACGAGGCTGCACACGGCCAGGGCGGCGGGGTCGGCACCGAGGTCCCCGAGCCACGTCACCCCACGACGCTAACCGGGTCCGACCGGGTGCCGACCCGCCGGGGGACTTGCGTCCACGCCATGGAATAGGTCATCGTGCTTGACGGTTCAAGTGTTCAGACCCGCACCACCCACCCTGCACAGCATCCCGGAGGACCCATGAGCACCGTCTTCGACAAGGCCCCGTCCGAGGCCATCGCCGACCTGTCCGGCACGTACACCATCGACGCCTCGCACAGCCGGCTCGGCTTCACGACCCGCCACGCGATGGTCACCAACGTCAAGGGCAGCTTCGGCGCCTTCGAGGGCACGGTCGTCGTCGACGCCGCGGACCCCGCCGCCTCGCGCGCCGACGTCACCATCGACGTCGCCAGCGTGACGACCGGCTCCGCCGACCGTGACGGCCACCTGCGCTCCGGCGACTTCTTCGACGTCGAGAACTACCCGACGTGGACCTTCACCTCCACCTCCGTCGAGGACGTCGACCAGGCCGCCGGCACGTTCACCCTCGTCGGCGACCTCACCATCCGCGACACCACCAAGCCGGTCCGCGTCGAGCTCACCTTCGACGGCTCCGCCAAGGACCCGTTCGGCAACTTCCGCGCCGGCTTCGAGGGCAAGGCCGTCGTCAACCGCAAGGACTGGGGCCTCACCTGGAACGCCGCCCTGGAGACCGGTGGCGTCCTCGTCAGCGAGAAGATCAAGCTCGACTTCGACATCTCGCTCGTCAAGGCCTGAGCACCGACGTCCCCCGGGGGCGGGGTCACCGCGCGACCGACAGGTCCCGGTGGCCCCGCCCTCTGTCGTCACCCGGTGCGACCAACCTCGGGCGTCCGGCTGCGGCGGCGGGGGCGGGTCTGGTCTGATCGCCCAGGACCCCCCGCTCCCACCGAGAGAAGACACACGCATGTCGTTCGGCACCGCTGTCCGCACCGTCCTCAGCAGGTACGCCACGTTCTCCGGGCGCGCGCGCCGCTCCGAGTTCTGGTGGTGGCAGCTGGCTCAGGGGCTCATCATCAGCGCGCCCTACGTGCTGGCCATCGTCATCGTCGTCGCGACGCTGGCGAGCAACCCGGACGCGGAGGAACCGCCGACCGTCGCCCTGCTGCTCGTCGGCGTCATGGTCCTGCTGCAGCTGGCGCTGCTCGTCCCGACGGTCGCTGTCGCCGTCCGGCGGCTGCACGACACCGGCAGGTCGGGCTGGTGGTACCTGGTGACGCTCGTGCCGTTCGGGTCGATCGTCCTCATCGTGCTCGCCTGCCAGGACTCGACCCCGGGCCCGAACCAGCACGGCCCGAACCCCAAGGGTGTCGACGACGCACGGGCCTACGGCGGTCAGGGCTACGGCGGCGCTCCCGGCTACGGCGGCGGTCCGAGCTACGGCGGCGGCCCTGGCTACGGCGGCGGCCCTGGCTACGGCGGCCCCGGCCCCCAGGCCCCGCAGCCGTACGGTCCGGCCTGACCCGCCCGGCCTGGTCCCGCACAGCCCCGCCCCCACCCTCCCGGTCCGCGTCCTCCGACGAAAGGTCCTCCCGTGTCGTTCCCCCAGGCGGTCTCGTCCGCCCTGCGCCAGTACGTCGGCTTCCGCGGCCGCGCCCGCCGCTCCGAGTACTGGTGGTTCGTCCTCTTCACGTTCCTGGTCACGCTCATAGCCGGCTCCGCGGACGCCCTGCTGGGGCTCGCCGACAGCACCGGCAACGGCCCCATCGGCGGCCTCGCCACCCTCGCGCTGCTGCTCCCGTCGCTCGCCGTGGGCGTCCGGCGCCTGCACGACACCGGACGCAGCGGCTGGTGGATGCTCATCGGCCTGGTCCCGCTGGTCGGCACCATCGTGCTCATCGTCTTCTTCGTCCAGGACTCCGTGCGCGCCACCACCGAGCACGGCCCGAGCCCCAAGGGCGTCGACCCCGCCGCGGGCTACGGCGCCG
Protein-coding regions in this window:
- a CDS encoding sulfite exporter TauE/SafE family protein, coding for MTWLGDLGADPAALAVCSLVVVLGALVQGVLGFGLALLAVPVLAWVAPQTVPVGVLVVVLPLVLVSALRERAHLDLRGVGWALVGRVPGGAVGALAVQALPVRGLQLLVAGTVGAAVLAAMVADSRPARPRPVRRTTLALAGALSGLGGTTSGIGGPPMAVAFRNSGGPAIRSTLATFFLLGALLSIGSLALVGEVSPERLGAGLVLLPAVGVGYLLSGLLRPRVRPEVLRVAVLAVSGVAAVALLAEALLG
- a CDS encoding YceI family protein: MSTVFDKAPSEAIADLSGTYTIDASHSRLGFTTRHAMVTNVKGSFGAFEGTVVVDAADPAASRADVTIDVASVTTGSADRDGHLRSGDFFDVENYPTWTFTSTSVEDVDQAAGTFTLVGDLTIRDTTKPVRVELTFDGSAKDPFGNFRAGFEGKAVVNRKDWGLTWNAALETGGVLVSEKIKLDFDISLVKA
- a CDS encoding DUF805 domain-containing protein; translated protein: MSFGTAVRTVLSRYATFSGRARRSEFWWWQLAQGLIISAPYVLAIVIVVATLASNPDAEEPPTVALLLVGVMVLLQLALLVPTVAVAVRRLHDTGRSGWWYLVTLVPFGSIVLIVLACQDSTPGPNQHGPNPKGVDDARAYGGQGYGGAPGYGGGPSYGGGPGYGGGPGYGGPGPQAPQPYGPA
- a CDS encoding DUF805 domain-containing protein → MSFPQAVSSALRQYVGFRGRARRSEYWWFVLFTFLVTLIAGSADALLGLADSTGNGPIGGLATLALLLPSLAVGVRRLHDTGRSGWWMLIGLVPLVGTIVLIVFFVQDSVRATTEHGPSPKGVDPAAGYGAVGHDQQGYGQQAYGQQGYGQQPGAQGYEQQPYGQQPGYGAAPQAPGPYGDHDPRQGTPPQG